In the Bdellovibrionota bacterium genome, one interval contains:
- a CDS encoding tetratricopeptide repeat protein, which translates to MKKLSAKRNLIIIAASLLASGISFAENKPSTGPTNEEIIYDSYRDYLKASQDYVATQRDASEQIRNWRKKRLAEIFNEKLDTTEQNLLLSNSNLIEEFNKFLKENSVDSLDDVLLIRLSQLYFEKANLEFSQQMKKNQSGSGIIPIPNYKKAILFSKLFTTKFPNSPIGDKAYYLLGFASEEMGKSSESIVHYEDLLKKYPASEFADEVTWRLGEIFYDEGKYAKAEQMHLKLSKIHGSFYTKAMYKLGAIYFSQKKINESALVFQKLISDIEKIKNKSPEDQAILDESFDYLATLLSNDNQLKISTEYQPEVYYRLGLLYKKRLDEKSMRIVFASATQKFPKSRQLPLMYTELIESFDNAQDSEKANMYRSQFVQVLTQDQKWWNANEEYKNIVFQTQDLLEFNLIKSAEYYAEKGYSKNDMGQLQIAKNRYFNFITKYSWSSYKDYAKLELADLEYFLGNYAQASSYYFEIVNESISPTLREEAAYSLIWSEVKKVGYDLNFDARNAAPQSLQKTVLDSSEKVFSQAAIFYISKIKNSSRKNKITYKLAEMYAEHGDFDISTQYLNMIISDTEHSAAITVRAYRFLMEIFNIKNDWSSLVSIQELYDSTFFGGDIESLDKENFRQKYRDKLEAAYNFELENKYLEAAQELEKVIIQNPRSPMNDFLQLKIAGFYIQIGQFSRAEGLCSSLENTKYKAEAQFLKTAIFYKTGRIEESVKELEVFALANKKHPWFEEAILNVLSLRSQMGSEEKSVEMIRKVNPETLTPYTYYEYIKALLETKKYDELYKAINATKGKPKYDSYRMQYFALQGQHDRYDYLGLDKTCTSIEKALQSKAKSAFGTLNKSFCEYAKLKTIVGQADVTLEDIVTRLNSIYSNKIDSVTTLALNEILTKSDLKNTFRAQFEQLIHKGWQIAKIYPLSEETQKLSQSIINYSGKLPLSLSYMINWKVGLGELFDFQAFSDKSGLWKDVRVSCESRQYSECLNGLKQIQKLEKSSEVYENLIVASLRMNDDEELQNWLSQYIKESAGSERSQIFAYYLGMADRIPEKKDFQISDDPMVMSAKALQVWTNKDNKNAIDTLLSVLRQHPESPYPYYVLSQVYYDQGYAELARTIVLNGYENTDSRALLPLVYQLSAVTYSTTSTANVEYGRDQSLAESFALAFASLKDKDSASLDKSYQAVKNYKTWFNAVKTLELVYTNSNAFKVDDDSKNLYTQWLQSLYQLSRGKIELSLEKMSILAQKNQVVPNFKEIERMISSREVATEKK; encoded by the coding sequence ATGAAGAAATTGAGTGCTAAAAGAAATTTAATAATCATCGCGGCAAGCCTATTGGCTTCGGGAATTTCTTTTGCTGAGAATAAGCCATCTACAGGTCCAACAAACGAAGAAATTATCTATGACTCTTATAGAGATTATTTAAAAGCCTCGCAAGATTACGTTGCAACTCAAAGAGATGCCTCAGAGCAGATTAGAAATTGGAGAAAGAAGCGGCTAGCTGAGATTTTTAATGAAAAATTAGATACTACTGAGCAAAACCTTCTCTTGAGCAACTCAAATCTAATCGAAGAATTCAATAAATTCCTCAAAGAAAATAGTGTCGATTCATTGGATGATGTTTTGTTGATTCGTTTATCTCAGTTATACTTTGAGAAAGCCAATTTGGAATTCAGTCAACAAATGAAAAAAAATCAAAGCGGATCAGGAATAATACCGATTCCTAATTACAAGAAAGCCATTTTGTTCTCAAAGCTCTTCACAACAAAATTTCCAAATTCTCCAATTGGGGACAAAGCCTATTACCTATTAGGATTTGCATCGGAAGAGATGGGAAAATCATCTGAATCTATCGTTCACTATGAAGACTTGCTGAAAAAGTACCCTGCATCTGAATTTGCAGACGAGGTAACTTGGAGACTTGGCGAGATATTCTACGATGAAGGAAAATACGCCAAAGCCGAGCAAATGCACCTTAAACTTTCCAAAATTCATGGGTCGTTCTATACAAAAGCAATGTACAAGTTGGGTGCTATTTATTTTTCACAAAAGAAAATCAATGAATCTGCATTGGTCTTTCAAAAGCTAATTTCTGACATAGAGAAAATAAAAAATAAGTCTCCTGAAGATCAAGCGATCTTAGATGAAAGCTTTGATTATCTTGCAACATTATTAAGTAATGATAATCAATTAAAAATTTCAACTGAATACCAGCCAGAAGTTTATTACAGACTGGGCCTTCTTTATAAAAAGCGCCTCGATGAAAAATCAATGAGAATTGTATTTGCATCGGCGACACAAAAATTTCCAAAATCTAGACAGCTCCCGTTGATGTACACGGAATTGATTGAAAGTTTTGATAATGCGCAAGACTCTGAAAAAGCCAATATGTATAGAAGCCAATTTGTTCAAGTTTTAACTCAAGATCAAAAATGGTGGAATGCAAATGAAGAATACAAAAATATAGTTTTTCAGACTCAAGATTTATTAGAATTCAATCTGATAAAGAGCGCCGAATATTATGCAGAAAAAGGTTACTCTAAGAATGATATGGGGCAGCTACAGATAGCTAAGAATCGGTACTTTAATTTTATCACAAAGTATTCTTGGTCCTCTTACAAAGATTATGCAAAACTTGAGTTGGCTGATCTAGAGTATTTCCTTGGAAATTATGCTCAAGCTTCTAGCTATTATTTTGAAATTGTAAATGAATCGATATCGCCAACCCTGAGAGAAGAAGCAGCATACAGCTTAATTTGGTCCGAAGTAAAAAAAGTCGGCTATGATTTAAATTTTGATGCAAGGAATGCGGCTCCGCAAAGCCTACAAAAAACAGTGCTTGATTCTTCAGAAAAAGTATTTTCGCAAGCCGCAATTTTCTATATTTCTAAAATTAAAAATAGCTCTAGAAAAAATAAAATTACATATAAACTTGCAGAAATGTACGCAGAACATGGTGATTTTGATATTTCAACTCAGTATTTGAATATGATCATTTCCGACACCGAACACTCTGCCGCCATAACCGTCAGAGCGTACCGTTTTTTAATGGAAATATTTAATATAAAAAATGATTGGTCATCACTAGTTTCAATACAAGAGCTCTATGATTCTACTTTCTTTGGTGGTGATATTGAATCTCTGGATAAAGAAAACTTCAGACAAAAATATAGAGACAAATTAGAAGCTGCTTATAACTTTGAACTTGAAAATAAATATTTAGAGGCAGCTCAAGAATTAGAAAAAGTCATCATTCAAAATCCAAGAAGCCCGATGAATGATTTTTTGCAGCTTAAGATTGCAGGGTTCTATATTCAAATTGGTCAATTCAGTAGAGCAGAAGGGCTCTGCTCATCGTTAGAGAATACAAAATACAAAGCTGAGGCTCAATTCTTAAAGACAGCGATTTTTTATAAGACCGGTAGAATTGAAGAATCTGTAAAAGAATTAGAAGTTTTTGCACTAGCAAACAAAAAGCATCCATGGTTTGAAGAGGCAATTCTGAATGTCCTCTCGTTGAGATCTCAGATGGGCTCGGAAGAAAAATCTGTTGAAATGATAAGAAAAGTTAATCCGGAGACTCTGACTCCCTACACATACTATGAATATATCAAGGCCCTGCTGGAAACTAAGAAGTACGACGAATTATATAAGGCAATCAACGCAACAAAAGGTAAACCAAAATACGACAGTTACCGTATGCAGTACTTTGCTCTACAAGGTCAGCATGATCGTTATGATTATTTAGGTCTAGATAAAACCTGTACAAGTATTGAGAAGGCACTTCAATCTAAAGCCAAATCTGCCTTTGGAACTTTAAATAAAAGTTTCTGTGAATATGCAAAATTAAAAACAATTGTAGGCCAGGCAGATGTAACATTGGAGGACATCGTTACTCGTTTGAATTCAATTTATTCTAATAAAATTGATTCAGTAACAACGCTGGCATTGAATGAAATTTTAACAAAGAGTGATTTAAAAAATACATTCAGAGCGCAGTTTGAGCAGTTGATTCACAAAGGTTGGCAAATTGCTAAAATTTATCCATTGAGTGAAGAAACTCAAAAACTATCTCAATCCATTATTAATTATAGCGGAAAGCTTCCTCTTTCATTATCATATATGATCAATTGGAAAGTGGGCCTTGGTGAGTTGTTTGATTTTCAAGCTTTTTCCGATAAATCAGGATTATGGAAAGATGTAAGAGTGTCTTGTGAATCAAGACAATATTCGGAATGCTTGAATGGCCTAAAGCAAATTCAAAAACTAGAAAAATCCAGTGAGGTTTATGAAAATCTCATCGTTGCGTCTCTTAGAATGAATGATGATGAAGAACTTCAAAATTGGTTGAGCCAGTACATTAAGGAATCGGCGGGAAGTGAGCGAAGTCAAATTTTTGCTTACTATTTAGGAATGGCAGATCGTATTCCTGAAAAGAAAGATTTCCAAATATCAGACGATCCAATGGTGATGTCGGCAAAAGCTCTTCAGGTTTGGACAAATAAAGACAATAAGAATGCGATTGATACGTTATTGAGCGTGCTGCGACAACATCCAGAATCTCCGTATCCGTATTATGTGCTATCACAAGTTTATTATGATCAAGGTTATGCAGAACTTGCTCGCACAATCGTGTTGAATGGTTATGAAAACACAGACAGTAGAGCGCTACTGCCCTTAGTTTATCAGTTGAGTGCAGTGACATACTCGACAACTTCGACAGCAAATGTAGAGTATGGACGAGATCAAAGTCTAGCTGAGAGTTTTGCATTGGCGTTTGCATCTTTAAAAGATAAAGATTCAGCATCACTCGATAAATCTTATCAAGCAGTTAAGAACTATAAGACTTGGTTCAATGCAGTTAAGACTTTAGAGCTCGTTTATACAAACTCAAACGCATTTAAAGTCGATGATGACAGTAAGAATCTTTATACACAATGGTTGCAATCACTTTATCAGTTATCACGTGGAAAAATTGAACTTTCATTAGAGAAAATGAGTATTCTAGCGCAGAAAAATCAGGTGGTTCCTAACTTTAAAGAGATTGAAAGAATGATTTCTAGTCGTGAAGTGGCTACGGAAAAGAAATAG
- a CDS encoding M14 family metallopeptidase — protein sequence QAHVNISTDLTWMKVKASTKEDRTKIHNLGVTIESVQADYVTVLARPADKVKLEKMGIVDVSFPFSPDLMDFPDKDSKFHNYQEVVTAIDTLKNTNKDIVQVETIGKSVEGRDIINIKITATPENEINLPAIVFMGTHHAREHVSTEVPLMLAQYLVEQYNLGNKTIQNLLQTRIVHIIPMVNPDGVEWDISSGSYKMWRKNRIKNNDGTMGVDLNRNYGYKWGGEGSSNDPGSDIYRGPAPFSEPETQAIKNFVENRKNITTLLSFHTYSKLILYPWGHKYDSIQDEADRKVHETMGKTMAQWNGYTPQNSSELYITSGDTTDWSYGEHKIISFTFELDPENMFEGGFYPGQAIIDSVFQKNLQPAMYLIENTDNPYKVLEPQHKSLGFNTPIF from the coding sequence TACAAGCTCACGTTAACATCTCAACAGATTTAACTTGGATGAAAGTTAAAGCTTCTACAAAAGAAGATCGTACAAAAATTCACAACCTTGGCGTAACAATTGAATCTGTTCAGGCAGATTACGTGACTGTTCTCGCAAGACCTGCAGATAAAGTAAAGTTAGAAAAAATGGGCATCGTGGATGTGAGCTTTCCATTCTCACCTGATTTAATGGATTTTCCTGATAAAGACTCAAAATTTCACAACTATCAAGAGGTCGTTACGGCTATTGATACTTTGAAGAATACAAACAAAGACATCGTTCAGGTAGAGACAATTGGGAAATCTGTTGAAGGTCGAGACATCATCAACATTAAGATCACAGCAACTCCTGAAAATGAAATCAATTTGCCAGCAATTGTTTTTATGGGAACTCACCATGCTAGGGAGCATGTTTCGACAGAAGTTCCATTGATGCTCGCTCAGTACTTGGTTGAGCAATACAATCTTGGAAACAAAACAATTCAAAACCTTCTCCAAACTAGAATAGTTCACATCATTCCAATGGTAAATCCAGATGGAGTTGAGTGGGATATTTCTTCGGGTTCTTACAAAATGTGGAGAAAAAATAGAATCAAAAACAATGACGGAACAATGGGCGTAGATTTGAATAGAAACTACGGTTACAAGTGGGGCGGCGAAGGATCAAGTAACGATCCAGGTAGCGATATCTATCGTGGACCAGCGCCTTTTAGTGAACCAGAAACTCAAGCGATCAAAAATTTTGTTGAGAACAGAAAGAATATCACAACACTTCTTTCTTTCCACACATACTCAAAATTGATTCTTTATCCATGGGGCCACAAATACGATTCTATTCAAGATGAGGCGGACAGAAAAGTTCACGAGACAATGGGCAAAACTATGGCTCAATGGAATGGATACACTCCGCAAAATTCTTCAGAGCTATACATTACTTCTGGGGATACAACGGATTGGTCTTACGGTGAACACAAGATCATTTCGTTCACTTTTGAGTTGGATCCAGAAAATATGTTTGAAGGTGGATTCTACCCAGGACAAGCCATCATCGACAGCGTATTCCAAAAGAATCTTCAACCTGCAATGTACTTGATCGAAAACACAGACAATCCATACAAAGTATTGGAGCCACAACATAAGAGCTTGGGATTCAACACACCAATATTTTGA
- the hpt gene encoding hypoxanthine phosphoribosyltransferase: MEQLKLSSLISDKEIAERVKQLGETLTDKFRNKDLVAVCILKGSFVFFSDLIRAINLDLSCEFLGVSSYHGGTKSSGEVKLTLDLATPIEGKHVLLIEDIVDTGLTMNYLIKNIEQRKPASVTTASLLFKPAALKVPLKVDHVGFEIKDQFVVGYGLDYQNFYRNLPFIAQVENIN, translated from the coding sequence ATGGAACAGCTGAAATTATCATCTCTTATCTCTGACAAAGAAATCGCCGAACGCGTAAAACAACTTGGTGAAACATTAACTGATAAATTCAGAAATAAAGACTTGGTTGCTGTTTGCATTTTGAAAGGTTCATTCGTTTTCTTTTCAGATTTGATCAGAGCCATCAACTTGGACTTATCTTGTGAATTCCTGGGAGTTTCTAGCTATCATGGTGGAACAAAGTCTTCTGGGGAAGTGAAACTCACTTTAGATCTTGCAACTCCAATCGAAGGCAAACATGTTCTTCTCATCGAAGACATCGTGGACACTGGCCTGACAATGAATTACTTGATTAAAAATATCGAGCAACGAAAACCAGCAAGTGTTACAACTGCCTCATTACTATTCAAACCTGCAGCTTTAAAAGTTCCCTTGAAAGTGGATCATGTTGGATTTGAAATCAAAGACCAATTTGTAGTTGGTTACGGTTTAGATTATCAAAACTTCTACAGAAATCTTCCATTTATCGCCCAAGTTGAGAACATCAACTAA
- a CDS encoding thymidine kinase — protein sequence MAVHSGHTPWNGSIEVVVGSMFSGKTEELIRRVKRAQLARQRIQIFKPKIDDRYSADSIHSHSDQTAKAVIVETAQQILELVKDTTRVVGIDEGQFFSRDIVDVATTLANRGVRVIISGLDTDWKGRPFHPMPELMAVAETVTKQHAVCMSCGGVACRTQRTVKSTDDILVGALDAYEARCRQCFDPLFEEQLSFNSKEDSVKSLDRTQLHT from the coding sequence ATGGCGGTTCACAGCGGTCATACACCATGGAACGGATCTATCGAGGTCGTTGTTGGAAGTATGTTCAGTGGAAAAACAGAAGAGCTTATTCGTCGTGTAAAGCGCGCGCAATTAGCTCGTCAAAGAATTCAAATTTTTAAACCCAAAATTGATGATAGATACAGCGCCGACAGTATTCATTCTCATAGCGATCAAACTGCAAAGGCAGTCATAGTAGAAACAGCACAACAGATTTTAGAATTAGTCAAAGACACAACCAGAGTGGTTGGTATTGATGAGGGTCAGTTCTTTTCACGAGATATCGTAGATGTTGCAACCACGCTCGCCAATCGTGGCGTAAGAGTGATTATCTCTGGCCTGGATACTGATTGGAAAGGTCGTCCCTTCCATCCGATGCCGGAACTAATGGCTGTGGCTGAAACTGTCACAAAGCAACATGCGGTGTGCATGAGCTGCGGCGGAGTTGCTTGTCGCACGCAAAGAACTGTGAAATCCACAGACGATATCCTTGTTGGGGCCCTAGATGCCTATGAAGCCCGTTGCCGCCAGTGTTTTGACCCACTTTTTGAAGAACAACTCTCTTTCAATTCCAAAGAAGATAGTGTAAAAAGCTTAGATAGAACACAACTGCATACTTAA
- a CDS encoding zinc ribbon domain-containing protein, translating to MIYCVKYKETDIMMMTCPKCGFEQPKDQFCAKCGVNVDNYKPTVALSAGLTSLLKPIAFVFIIVGAIFFLFKNVAQNTIAPPEIEIEESTQIGSGAGSLKMAGSTTQRTEGTAPPTTERALEVVSNSANSQAGIKAATTEAPRAKFNQVQVSFTVGEQGGLDQLAANDAKPNQNWHLVPQANPIFSSNPEEVTLKNGNNTFEYADELITYDMNFFIEEITDKDIKIKLNIKRTLRVATQEGSSTNSFSLNEKIPLDQTLIIIDALPRRASIDRPNSILSTLYKSQLFLSRASEFVQIIKFENPSNSPQE from the coding sequence ATGATTTACTGTGTTAAGTATAAGGAAACAGACATCATGATGATGACTTGCCCGAAATGCGGGTTTGAACAACCGAAGGATCAGTTTTGCGCTAAGTGTGGCGTAAACGTAGATAATTACAAACCGACGGTAGCATTATCAGCTGGACTAACGTCTTTATTAAAACCCATCGCTTTTGTGTTTATCATTGTGGGCGCTATCTTTTTTCTCTTTAAAAACGTAGCGCAAAATACCATTGCTCCTCCTGAAATCGAGATCGAAGAGAGCACGCAAATTGGCTCAGGCGCTGGATCACTCAAGATGGCTGGATCTACTACTCAAAGAACTGAGGGCACAGCACCGCCGACAACCGAAAGGGCTTTAGAGGTTGTTTCCAACTCTGCAAATTCCCAAGCAGGAATAAAAGCAGCTACTACCGAAGCTCCTCGAGCAAAGTTCAATCAAGTGCAAGTGAGCTTTACAGTCGGAGAACAAGGCGGCCTTGATCAACTCGCAGCCAATGATGCAAAACCAAATCAAAATTGGCATCTAGTCCCTCAAGCCAATCCGATTTTTTCTTCAAATCCCGAGGAAGTGACTTTAAAAAATGGCAACAATACTTTTGAATATGCCGACGAACTTATCACTTATGACATGAATTTTTTCATAGAGGAAATCACCGATAAAGATATAAAAATCAAACTCAATATCAAGAGAACCTTGCGAGTTGCCACGCAAGAAGGAAGCTCTACAAATTCCTTTTCTCTCAACGAAAAAATCCCGCTCGATCAGACATTGATCATTATTGATGCACTTCCGAGAAGAGCCTCCATTGACAGACCCAACAGTATTCTGTCAACCCTATACAAGTCACAATTGTTCCTTTCTCGCGCCTCAGAATTTGTGCAAATCATTAAATTCGAAAATCCCTCAAATTCTCCTCAAGAATAG
- the mraZ gene encoding division/cell wall cluster transcriptional repressor MraZ: protein MFVFKGRFDQKLDEKGRLILPNSFRGQDSKDLQLGSQQLVVTNGFSKGFKYLDVYPASKWKILENKISKLSSLKAEVQAFQRFYLSGGQPLDLDKNNRILIPMSLRNYAELGDEIIVVGMNDKFEIWSHKIWKKFYDKVTENFDETLAIIAQLEDAPTDRKK from the coding sequence ATGTTTGTTTTTAAAGGTCGTTTTGATCAAAAACTTGATGAGAAAGGGAGACTTATTCTTCCGAACTCTTTCAGAGGTCAGGACAGCAAAGATCTACAACTTGGTTCGCAGCAGCTCGTCGTTACAAATGGATTTTCAAAAGGGTTTAAGTACCTTGATGTTTATCCTGCCTCAAAATGGAAGATTCTCGAGAATAAGATTTCAAAGCTCTCCTCTCTGAAAGCCGAAGTTCAGGCCTTTCAACGATTTTATTTGTCAGGAGGACAACCGCTCGATCTCGATAAGAACAATAGAATATTGATACCGATGAGTTTACGGAATTACGCAGAACTCGGTGACGAAATCATAGTTGTGGGAATGAACGATAAATTTGAAATCTGGTCTCACAAAATATGGAAAAAGTTCTATGATAAAGTGACTGAGAACTTTGATGAGACATTAGCCATCATTGCTCAACTTGAAGATGCACCAACGGATCGGAAGAAGTGA
- the rsmH gene encoding 16S rRNA (cytosine(1402)-N(4))-methyltransferase RsmH, with product MTNPILHKPIMYQEILNIFSEKEGLKENFLDATFGRGGHTRKILEAFPTIQVTALDQDPDAIEYGTKEFSEYIYNKRLRIKKSNFSKYDNSDSASGNDIRYDGIIMDLGVSSPQLDTPSRGFSLYHEGPLDMRMDPTQDLSAKEIVNNWDERDLADLFFKYGDVRKSFRVAKAIVNKRNEKPFETTLELADVIAKSLGWKKSGHHPATECFQALRIVVNDEMNATHEGISNLVEMLNYQGRLFVITFHSSEDRLVKRLLLTLGHIGKPVFKKVIQPSKEEQKDNPRSRSAKLRVFERTVEV from the coding sequence ATGACTAATCCAATTCTCCATAAACCCATCATGTATCAAGAGATTCTAAATATCTTTTCTGAGAAAGAGGGATTAAAAGAAAATTTTTTGGACGCCACTTTTGGAAGAGGCGGCCATACCAGAAAAATCTTGGAAGCCTTTCCGACTATCCAAGTGACTGCATTGGATCAAGATCCCGATGCGATCGAGTACGGCACAAAAGAATTTTCGGAATATATATATAACAAAAGATTGAGAATTAAGAAGTCCAACTTCTCAAAGTACGACAACAGTGATTCTGCATCTGGTAACGACATAAGATATGACGGCATAATAATGGACTTAGGCGTGAGTAGCCCACAGCTAGATACACCATCAAGGGGCTTCAGCCTTTATCACGAAGGTCCTCTAGATATGAGGATGGATCCAACGCAAGATCTCTCTGCAAAAGAGATCGTGAACAACTGGGACGAGAGGGATCTTGCGGATCTTTTTTTCAAGTACGGCGACGTGAGAAAGTCTTTTCGCGTAGCTAAGGCTATTGTAAACAAAAGAAACGAAAAGCCATTTGAAACTACGCTGGAGTTGGCAGACGTTATTGCAAAATCTTTGGGTTGGAAAAAGTCCGGACACCATCCTGCTACGGAATGTTTCCAAGCTTTGAGAATTGTCGTGAACGACGAAATGAATGCTACTCATGAGGGCATTTCAAATTTGGTAGAGATGCTAAATTACCAAGGTCGTTTGTTTGTCATCACTTTTCATTCGAGCGAAGATCGTCTAGTGAAAAGACTTTTACTGACTCTCGGCCATATTGGAAAACCTGTTTTTAAAAAAGTAATTCAACCCTCGAAAGAGGAACAAAAAGATAACCCTAGATCTAGAAGCGCAAAGCTCAGAGTCTTTGAGAGGACAGTAGAAGTATGA
- a CDS encoding histidine kinase, translating to MRSSVKTSTAIKPFISVGLIIFTMLTVVFMKMEVRRVGYSLLKDSRTHKTLTETKRLQEMTLAQLVRPERIENIAQKRLSLQKPTKGQIVQLSGQKIVLQN from the coding sequence ATGAGATCATCAGTTAAAACCTCAACAGCAATAAAACCTTTTATCAGTGTGGGATTGATCATCTTCACCATGCTTACTGTTGTATTTATGAAAATGGAAGTTCGTAGAGTGGGCTATTCTCTCTTGAAGGACTCAAGAACACACAAGACTCTGACAGAAACAAAGCGTCTTCAAGAGATGACTCTGGCTCAGCTTGTGCGCCCAGAGAGGATCGAAAATATCGCTCAGAAACGTTTATCTCTCCAAAAACCAACAAAGGGACAGATTGTTCAGCTGTCTGGCCAAAAAATTGTTTTGCAGAACTAA
- a CDS encoding ATP-binding protein: MAKKKKTAQSKKKTLKKKSILVDDLNFVMNNLTLPIVVLDKKGRVRRYNESWKEMFGIKADKDYTNEDYFGLLESYQKRNIYLPSVKEKIEQILKKAISGNLKPKFLEFPVHEKWFLSHMHPVQTKDVLDGFIITHHDVSLWKQKELTLQREKAETFESSQRKMFFLANLNHELKSPLNSIIGFSELLKEEIAKNEHLEGYAGMIENIVEGASHLKSIVFRILNMAKIESGTLTLQEERVAPAKLIQLSLNLIQPMYPTRSIQVEICKRAARETLRCDKNLAMEVLINLIVNSLKFSHEPIRIHCTVNDKKNLIFNVIDKGIGMTEKEVSVALEPFGQNVRTPNDKDTGLGLGVPFCNQVMKLHGGDLKIQSEKGRGTTVSAVFPPDRIIV; this comes from the coding sequence ATGGCTAAAAAAAAGAAGACCGCGCAATCTAAAAAGAAAACTTTAAAAAAGAAATCCATTCTTGTGGATGATCTAAATTTTGTAATGAACAATCTTACATTACCAATTGTGGTTTTGGACAAGAAGGGGCGAGTCAGGCGTTATAACGAATCTTGGAAGGAAATGTTCGGGATTAAAGCGGACAAAGATTACACCAATGAAGATTATTTTGGACTATTAGAATCCTATCAAAAAAGAAACATCTATCTTCCATCGGTTAAAGAAAAAATAGAACAAATATTAAAGAAAGCTATATCTGGAAACCTTAAGCCAAAATTTTTAGAATTTCCAGTGCATGAAAAATGGTTTCTCAGTCATATGCATCCCGTTCAAACAAAAGATGTGCTCGATGGCTTTATTATAACTCATCATGATGTGTCTTTATGGAAGCAAAAGGAGCTGACGCTTCAAAGAGAGAAAGCTGAAACATTTGAAAGTAGTCAAAGAAAAATGTTCTTCTTGGCAAATCTCAATCACGAATTAAAAAGCCCTCTCAATTCTATCATCGGGTTTTCTGAACTATTAAAAGAAGAAATTGCTAAGAACGAGCATTTAGAAGGCTATGCAGGAATGATTGAAAATATAGTTGAGGGAGCGAGCCATCTTAAGAGCATAGTGTTTAGAATTCTCAATATGGCAAAGATCGAATCAGGGACATTAACTTTACAAGAAGAGCGTGTGGCGCCTGCAAAGCTTATCCAATTGTCACTTAATCTCATTCAACCCATGTACCCAACTCGATCGATTCAAGTGGAGATATGTAAGCGAGCAGCTAGAGAAACTCTAAGGTGCGATAAGAATTTAGCAATGGAAGTTTTAATCAATTTGATTGTCAATTCTCTGAAGTTTTCTCACGAACCCATTCGTATTCACTGCACGGTGAATGACAAAAAAAATCTTATTTTCAACGTGATAGATAAGGGCATCGGTATGACGGAAAAGGAAGTGAGCGTTGCCCTCGAACCTTTTGGTCAAAATGTTCGAACTCCCAACGACAAGGACACAGGTTTGGGTTTAGGAGTGCCATTTTGTAATCAAGTCATGAAGCTCCATGGCGGAGATCTCAAGATTCAGAGCGAAAAAGGAAGGGGAACAACCGTTTCCGCTGTCTTCCCACCCGATAGAATTATAGTTTAA